From Plasmodium malariae genome assembly, chromosome: 8:
ATCCTTGTCATGTATTTTacctttctttttattagaGATAGATGAATCTTTTAAtagcataatttttttccttttaagtATAATGCTATATTTTACCAAGTATCatttaagaaatttatttttactagaCAGTGTTATAGTACTGGCAATAGTTGCAATAAATAGTTCGATAAATTCAAGTATAATagacatttatattttcctacTTGtattaaatacttttttcctaagtataatattttacaggTACTTGTACTATTTTTCTAAGTCTATATCCCTTGCCTCAGATAATCCCAAAAATATGATGGTAATGTTTCCTTATATAAATGAGTATCAACAAATATGTTTTGTAAAGCTAGCTGATATACTATtagatttaaataattatatgagaataaaatggaacatatttttcaataatataCCCATAATTAACTtaaagaatgaaaaagaaatacaaaatttagaAATACCTTCTACTAGGCTGTccaataaattttatactctaaagaatcaaaaaattttcctttacTATCCACCATATTATTGTCTCAAAGCattatatcataaaaaattacatttacTTTGTTTATCTactgaaagaaaaaaaaaacaaattatgaAATTACATTCAAATTCAAATaggataaatttttattttctaatgGAACTGCTAAAATTGCAGGGGTGTAAATCCGACTTGCATCTTCATCCTAACGGGGAAAATCGAAccaacataaaaaataaaccaCAGGGATCGAATAGTAAAAACAACAATTACACACATATGATACATCCCTACAATCAGGATAAAATACTTTATTCTAAAGAGAAGAAAgggaacataaaaaataaaaaaaggcatACGTACAAGGAGGTGCTATATCCAGAGAACTTATGCATTAACCAGAAAAACAAACgagaaatggaaaaaattacaatgatgaacataaaaaaaaaaggaggacGCAAATTTAGTAAAGAAGAGGGGTACAAGCATGCCGACGTTTTGCGGTACCCTGATAACAATTCTCCTAAggacaaaaatgaaaaagggaaaaaagaagCCAACAGTTGTAGAAgttacaaaaaagaaaaaaagagtaaagaAGGGGGAAAAGAGGATAGTCAACACAAGGGAAAAAAGGACAAACATGTCTGCAGAAACGAAAATGGTGTAGCAAATGGTATAGCAAATGGTATAGCAAATGGTATAGCAAATGACATGGCAAATGACATAAGCCACTATTTGAAGCATGAACATTTTATACACACTAAAGTATTTTCCACAAAATTGATAGAGGACTCTATAGAAAATCTGGCAGGTCGCAATACGGATATTTCAGAAAACAAAATTCAGATGGACGATTTATTTACTACTTTAATTAAGACAGATCCCATAAAAATTAACTCTTCTCATTCatcaaaaaagaaagaaaaaaatgcagAAAATGATGGAAAATCCAAACCATGTGAACAACTCTTTGAATCAAAATTTGCTATCAATTCTTTGGCACAtccagaaaaaaaaaaaaatatcaagcCGAAAGATGCACTAAATCGAGGGAACTTCCAAAGTCAGGGGAAGATCGCACATTCGCAAGGAATTATAAATAACtacaaaaaggaagaaaaggaagaagaaaaagaaaaaaaggaccAAGGGAAGAGGAAAGGCGCACAGAAGGAAGTGGGACAAAGGGCAGAgggggagaaaaaaaaagtaaacaaaTGTACCACACTTCCAGTTAGCATCAATTATGACAATTTTGAAAAGGATGAGAAAAagttatatgtaaaaaaaaaaaaaaaaattagaaatcaACAAAAGCATGGTGCAGAATTATTTGAAAACAGTGAAATAGATAAAGGAGATAAAGGCATAGCGCATAAAGAGAATGATTATAATCTCTATAACTGTGGAAATACGAACAACCCCATAATTTCTAAAGAAAATGCGTATGAGCGAAATAAAACAGAAAGCTTTTCTAGTGTAAGTGGTAATAATGTGGATGGTTCAAATGAGGAATATAACAATATGCACATGTTCATGCTTAAGaagtcaaaaaaaaataataatcaaCAAAGTGAAGCTTATTctagaataataaaaagtcaACATAGAACCAATTCAAAGTTTAACACTTCTGCTTCAAGGAACTCTTATTGTTATGAAAGCACATCTGATGAAAaactaatttttatgaacttttcttgcttattttatatatgcgcacagaaaattaaattcttattaacatatatagaaCAAATTAATGTAGTTGTACAAGGAGCTAATTTCAAACAACGAATAACaccaaaacaaaataatctTCTCTCTTTTTTAGATCAAAAAGTAGAAAGATACTATTTATTATGGTCAAATTCTTTTGATTTAAATTATCATGtggaaaattatatattccaTATAATACTGATATTAATTCTACACCTCTCTTGCATACTCCTAAGAGTAGCTCCCATACACATGAGTCAGTTGTATTCTCTAGTAcgttcataaataaataaataataaaaaatagatgCACGGTCCATACTTCAGCAGACATACTCATTCGTAGTCTACATAGTCAACCATTTTGCTAGGTTGTTGTCAGAATAAAATCCacgtatatacacacatatgtacatataaatgcatacatataaatgtatacatatacatgtgtacatatacgtgtgtacatatacgtgtgtacatatacgtgcgcatatgtatatatacatatatttacgcACGTATGTGCATTTTTCGTGATACCCCTTTTCCACCCGTTTTAGTTCAAAATTCCCAGCTTCctaacaatttttatatcaaGATTTTTGATCATTCTAATCGTTAttgcttttttaatttcatcaATCATAAAAACTAGATCTGTTAACCCCACCAATGTGTTCAGAATTAAAATACGCTTCTTCATTTTGTCGATTTTTatgtaacaataataaattattcacTATGTTGAAGCAGTGAAGGGGGACAAGTCCTTTTGCCCACATGCACACATGCACACATGAACACATGaacacatgcatatatgcacacgTTCATATGTCCATACGtacattaaaatttctaTTTACTCTTATTTTCTCCTTTCTTTATAGTCTCCTCCTGTCAACCTTAGACTACTTGTGGACTATTTTTCTGGTATACGAAAATTTGTGGATGTTACCAAAGAATTCTTTACTTGCCCTTCAGAAAGCACACAGGTAAAAAGTGTTTACAGATTAGCACTATCCCTGATGTGTATACGGATAGGGGCGttatcatttttcatttcttcctATTACTTGTCATTACCTTCTGCGTGCTGCTGTTGAGTTATATATGCCGTCATTACTCCCTATTTGCTgctacttattttattatcattattgtcattattatcattactgtcattattatcataattacaattattatcattattgttattatttttcttttcttttcctttttttttttttttacccaaGTTGCAGCATCTTTTCCGAAGCTGGATTTACTTTCGTTGTGCCCATCTTTTACTTTCTAGTTATGCATAGACTAGAAAGTCTGTGGTACATATACACTGTATGGTTACTGCTGATAAACATCATATACTGGTATTTTATAGGAGTTTTATTGCCCGGCTTAAAGATGAACATCTCGTTGATCACTCTGATTTCGTTatgtattttgtttattattaggTTAGTACAGGAAAGACAGAAATATTCCGAGCTGTAGGATGGACAGATGACGCTTTTGTACTATAGTACTCATCATCCTTCTTTGTCCTTCACATGTTCACCCTTTCAGCTTTTCCcttattcattcattcaaTCATTCATTCGATCATTCATTTGATCATTCATTCGATCATTCATTCGTTCATTCATTCTATTATGTATTCACCGGATTCTCTTCTTATATACGCCTCTTCTCCTACTTTCACTCTTTATAGACCTTTCGAAATGATTAAGAGAGATATCTTCTGTAGGTGTGTTTTACCTTATGTACTTTTTCTGGACGATACCTTGCATTTTGTTACTAATGAGAAAGAGCTTAAGTATTTGCACTATCATTTATAAGGATAGGCACTTATACATCCAGGGTAAAAGGTATGTCACGTATGTTAACATACAGGTTGCTTGCATATACGTACAAACTAGTATATATCCGAGAAACATCTTTCTTTAAACGGTTAGATTGAAAATAGAAAGTcgattaaaacaaaaaacaaaaaaaaaataataaaagaagtaGAAGTAGAAGTAGAAGTAGAACTAGAAGTAGAAGTAGAAGTAGAAGTAGAAGTAGAACTAGAAGTAGAAGTAGAAGTAGAAGTAGAACTAGAAGTAGAAACAGACGTAGtacgtatttttatttaaaaatgaataaatgagaaaaagaaagaaaaaaaaatgaaacaaaaaggaACGGAAGGACACGAAATACcctaaaaatgttaatataaatataagagTAATGAGAAAGATAAACATACATGTAAGCACAAATATAGCTGTATTTGTAGCAGCaaatttacatgtatatgtgcacCCAGGTGAATATGAAAAACGAGTGTGACAACAAAACACGGAAGGATGAGCCAAatgaatttaattaatttgaaaatataccAAATTAGATTATCATAATGGAGCTAAATTTGACACTTCTAACTAGTCTACTAATGATGGatcattttttaagttatacAAAATTGCATTTTTGTTTACACCCacagaattaaaaaatgaatgcaCCTTATCATCTATAAAACATCtacatgaaaatattaactcGTACTTCTTGTCATTATGCACTTTTCTAAACTCGTtcgatatatataaatcatcGAGTCgtatggaaaaatataatttattaaatcgTATACAATCATTATATAATGGTTGTATTTCTGCCTTATATGCATTTGTTATCTCGTAGCCTAAGTGTAATGGTATAGAAAATATGTCATCCGATCGCTTCAAAAGGGTATACCTTATTTTAACCTTTCAAAAGGGAAAAAGAATAAGAGGAAcattatatgcatacatgaaTACATACACCCATACGTACAGACATGCATACATGAATACATGCACCCATACGTACAGACATGCATACGTACAGACATGCATACGTACagacatacatacgtacatgggtacatacaaatataatttttacaaatatgtcAACAAGAACGCGGTGTTGGTGGTTCATCGATTTATTCGTTCATCAACTTATCGCTTTAttgctttattattttattatatacatttattttttcttttccattttatctCCTTTTTTCATACAGATAATTTTGTGGAAAAACTACTTTCGCTGTTGTTTAAAGGGACGCTGATCTCACTTCTATGAGTTAAAGGTGCTTGATTTGATGATATTTCTTCCACTCCTAACAACAGTtagcatatacatatgggtatacgtatacatgtatatattcatatatatatatatatatatatatatatatatatttatatgctaCGTGTTAGCAAAATAatagtctttttttttttttttttatcgctCTATTTTATAACCTCCGTTGTACAACAGACATGTATAATTCTCCCCTATGggaaaatagaaatattttacattttctgcATTAAGTATGTACGataaaatagtataattgcttatatttattttgatttttaatttcccccctataattactttattatttttatataaaaacttaaatatattttggtTGTTTGgaattatgtttatttcaGGTGTGTATGACGTGGTTAAGAACCCTAACAGTACTCCTACAAGTTGGTGCACGCAAAAACGGGCAACACGTGTACATATGTGAATGTActtacatatgtgcatatatatatgtgtacatatatatatatatatatatatatacatacatacgcatGAGGACTTACAATATGCATATGCCTGCGCACAGTAACGACGCTCGTACAAACATACGCATACACCCCCATACACACACGCaactacatatataaagagttacacatttttttatttctttctttttcaacCTCCTACAAagcaaattataaaaagtatcatcaaataaatcatattaaaaaatacgatTTTCTTGTTTACTCTTTTCTTTTCGGCTAGCTCATTTCCAAAcactctttttttcttataaccCAGTTTCCCCTCCATAACTATATCAACAAATTAAcaagttaaataaaaaaaaataataataaaataataataaaataataataaaataataataaaataataataaaataataataaaataaaaataaaataaaaataaaataaaaataaaataaaaataaaataaaaataaaataaaaaataaaataaaaaataaaaataaaacaaatttaaaaaaggaaaagggggaaaaaaaaaagcagagtggaaaagaaaaaaaatatagtgtACATTCTTACCTGctatttattcattaacAGAAAAAATGGAACACTCATTAAGCtaacatttaattaaataaaaaaaaaaaattgttacaaACGAAATGAgcatattaacaaaattatatgtcCTTCCATAAACAAAGAATAAATTGTGTAccatagaaaaaaaaaaaaaaagataaaatagaaaaagaaaatcctTATATATCCGTTTAAACATTTtgtcatatacatatatacacctCCAAatgaatgcaaaaaaaaaaataaaataataaaataaaatgagagTTGCGTTTGTAAAAAGCGTTTTATATTTAAGCTCAGtatccatatataaatatatatatatacgtacatataaatacatacgtacgcaattacattttttgtgtattgagtgaataattttgttacatCACCCCTTGAGTTTTAAAGGCCCTTAACAGTTTACTCAAAATACAGAGTTATATGAAACCATTTATATACAACTGAGAAGTCCACAAGAGTGGTATGCTTaatatctttctttttttttttcttttgttcttattttaaaaaaaacttgCTAATGacctttttccctttttccaaaagttcattaatatttttatttttcattaaattttttacagcataaaaagtattgtatatgtttttcatatggaaagttattatttaaaaaaaaaaaaaaaaataaaatataaagaattatttataacaacATTTTTAACCCATGGAGGATCAAATTTAATTTCAAAACTTATTGTTTCACCACTGGAGAGGACTGTAATCATTAAACAAGTGCGACCAGTTTTCTTTAAAGGCATTTTGCTTCAGCCTTCTTTTGCATACTCAAACATAATAAGAAGTAAGGCGGTATCATAAACGGGGTAGTTATTCCcctgcatgtatatatatatttatatgtatatacgcgcttatatatatacacatgtgcaAACACATATACAAATGTACATCCATATATTCATCTGCACCTTCGCAATGATATAACATTGCTCGACTCTTCCTTCCACATCCAACCCATACATATGTGAAACTACCCCTTACTTACCCCCTTAGGCATACACTCAAATCAAGGCGTAACGTCCTTTTGGTGGGGATACAATGCAAGTATTTTGAGTTTTTTATCATTCAGTTTTTTAAGATTACTATTTCATGATAGAATAAAATACAGCCTATCTCTATATACCACTTCTATAAGTAGTACTAATAATAGTAGCAAttataattacttttttgttaaatttttcttattatacaCCTCAAGTTGCTTAGCTGCAACAATAGCATATCCTTTAGACACCATTCATAATTGCATGCAGCTGAATCATGAAATAATTAGAAATAAGAAACTGCATAACAGGagcatttttctttttatatatgaccaattattaaaaaaaagtaaaaaaaaaaaaaaaattagcgaAAGAAATGAGAAAGGGCTAGAAAAATGATTACATATAACACTCGTTGCATAGTGAACACATGATCAACACAGACACATAATGCACATGTGCATGCGTACAGTCAGACGCGTGTGCATATTCTTTTCATTGCTGCTATAAATTTGTGCACTTTCCGCCGGACGCGAATGCTGCGCATACTTGTCCTCATAtcgaatatttttattttatttttctattttattattctatttta
This genomic window contains:
- the PmUG01_08020400 gene encoding conserved Plasmodium protein, unknown function, whose translation is MLKYFKKDHYSYLTSGRKKSFMVEKDVKTSKKFVTREELKHIFILDTADSTAGLCILNISLFLLGGLTQEKSKGDMATNLQGSLFIISLMCFSVQKVFQRSIISDVSFVVLLSLSCILPFFLLEIDESFNSIIFFLLSIMLYFTKYHLRNLFLLDSVIVLAIVAINSSINSSIIDIYIFLLVLNTFFLSIIFYRYLYYFSKSISLASDNPKNMMVMFPYINEYQQICFVKLADILLDLNNYMRIKWNIFFNNIPIINLKNEKEIQNLEIPSTRLSNKFYTLKNQKIFLYYPPYYCLKALYHKKLHLLCLSTERKKKQIMKLHSNSNRINFYFLMELLKLQGCKSDLHLHPNGENRTNIKNKPQGSNSKNNNYTHMIHPYNQDKILYSKEKKGNIKNKKRHTYKEVLYPENLCINQKNKREMEKITMMNIKKKGGRKFSKEEGYKHADVLRYPDNNSPKDKNEKGKKEANSCRSYKKEKKSKEGGKEDSQHKGKKDKHVCRNENGVANGIANGIANGIANDMANDISHYLKHEHFIHTKVFSTKLIEDSIENLAGRNTDISENKIQMDDLFTTLIKTDPIKINSSHSSKKKEKNAENDGKSKPCEQLFESKFAINSLAHPEKKKNIKPKDALNRGNFQSQGKIAHSQGIINNYKKEEKEEEKEKKDQGKRKGAQKEVGQRAEGEKKKVNKCTTLPVSINYDNFEKDEKKLYVKKKKKIRNQQKHGAELFENSEIDKGDKGIAHKENDYNLYNCGNTNNPIISKENAYERNKTESFSSVSGNNVDGSNEEYNNMHMFMLKKSKKNNNQQSEAYSRIIKSQHRTNSKFNTSASRNSYCYESTSDEKLIFMNFSCLFYICAQKIKFLLTYIEQINVVVQGANFKQRITPKQNNLLSFLDQKVERYYLLWSNSFDLNYHVENYIFHIILILILHLSCILLRVAPIHMSQLYSLFKIPSFLTIFISRFLIILIVIAFLISSIIKTRSVNPTNVFRIKIRFFILSIFILLLSTLDYLWTIFLVYENLWMLPKNSLLALQKAHSIFSEAGFTFVVPIFYFLVMHRLESLWYIYTVWLLLINIIYWYFIGVLLPGLKMNISLITLISLCILFIIRLVQERQKYSELPFEMIKRDIFCRCVLPYVLFLDDTLHFVTNEKELKYLHYHL
- the PmUG01_08020500 gene encoding conserved Plasmodium protein, unknown function, whose product is MEGKLGYKKKRVFGNELAEKKRVNKKIVFFNMIYLMILFIICFVGGVLLGFLTTSYTPEINIIPNNQNIFKFLYKNNKVIIGGKLKIKINISNYTILSYILNAENVKYFYFPIGENYTCLLYNGGVEEISSNQAPLTHRSEISVPLNNSESSFSTKLSVKIRYTLLKRSDDIFSIPLHLGYEITNAYKAEIQPLYNDCIRFNKLYFSIRLDDLYISNEFRKVHNDKKYELIFSCRCFIDDKVHSFFNSVGVNKNAILYNLKNDPSLVD
- the PmUG01_08020600 gene encoding ADP/ATP carrier protein, putative, which translates into the protein MESYYLKKKKKIKYKELFITTFLTHGGSNLISKLIVSPLERTVIIKQVRPVFFKGILLQPSFAYSNIIRSIHSNQGVTSFWWGYNASILSFLSFSFLRLLFHDRIKYSLSLYTTSISSTNNSSNYNYFFVKFFLLYTSSCLAATIAYPLDTIHNCMQLNHEIIRNKKLHNRSIFLFIYDQLLKKKIKNLYAGYSLCLFSFIPYLIITIKLNELFTKHFIDFSYQVKSLSLEKEEQKNEYNTNEDYKKLFNKTPSFFPYIFLGVLTGYVAQIATYPLETIRRTYQYHVMYEQYFPKLSKHFKILYKEKCSKTLINKISNLYKGFTMHSFKLIPEYFIFSCFFYYVKNNIPI